TTCTGGCCGGTGCGGTTCCGCGGCGTCCGAGTTCCCGGCCTGCACGTGCTCTATCCCTACTTCCCGCGCCGGTCGAGCAGGACACCTGGCTGCTCTACCTACACGGCGCGGCCCTCTGCTTGGTCGTCGGCACCGCGCACCTGGTCGTTTTCGGCTGATAGCCGGGCCGAGCACCGCTCGGCCCCAGAGTGGGGGAAAATACAAGCACGCACGCTTGCATCTTTCTCGGCCCGCTGCGAAGCTGGACCGCGGCGGCACCCCGAGGCGGTGTGCCTCGATCGGCAGGGGAATGGATGGCTGACCTCGAAGCACTACTCGGCGATTTCGCCGCCGAATGCGCGGATCTGGACCGACTCGTCGCCCCGTTGGCGCCGGCGGACTGGGCGCGGCCGACGCCGGCGTCCGGCTGGACCATCGCGCACCAGATCGGCCATCTGGCCTGGACCGACGAGCTCGCGACCATCGCCATCGCGGACAGCGGCGGCTTCCAGAAGCTGGTAGCCGACGCCGGGCCGCGTGCACTCACCTTCGTCGACGAAGCGGCCGAGGAAGCCGCGGCCGCACCGCCCGCCGAACTACTCGACCGGTGGCGGCACGGACGCACGACCTTCACCGATGCGTTGCGCGCGGTACCCGCGGGCGTCAAGCTGCCCTGGTTCGGTCCGCCGCTGAGCGCGGCTTCGATGATCACCGCCCGCATCATGGAGACTTGGGCGCACGGGCAGGACGTGGCCGATGCCCTCGGAGTCGCCAGGACTCCCACCACGCGCCTGCGCGCCGTGGCGCACATCGGCGTGCGGACCAGGAACTTCGCGTACACAGTGCGCGAAAAGATCCCGCCCAGAGTGGAATTCCTGGTTGAGCTGACGGCGCCCGATGGCGCGATCTGGTCTTGGGGTCCCGTGGACGCCATTCAGCGAGTAGTGGGACCCGCAGTGGACTTCTGCCTACTGGTGACGCAGCGCCGCCATCCGGACGACCTCGCGATCGAGGTGCATGGAGAGGACGCCGCCGAATGGCTCACTATCGCACAGGCTTTCGCGGGTCCGACGGGAAAAGGCAGGACAGCGGGCCAGTTCGCCTGACCCGCTGACACCCGACCCGGTCCGAAGATCCGGGAGCGGGCGAGCGCCACACTTAAGTGCGCCGTTCGTGTCGACGGCCGGACGCCGTTGGCCGGGTGTCTCAATGTGGCAGTCGAGAATGACGCTCGCCAGCTACGCGATTGTTTACCCACTCGTGTGCCGACAGAAACATCAAAAGGCCCTCACATTCGGTGCTCGACCGTCCGGGTGCGGCAGCTCTGGCCGCACATTGTGATCCTGGTCTCTCCCACGCGGCGTGGCCACCAGCAACCCCGGTAACCTGGACAAACGTACGACTTCCGATGATGCGGGTCGTTCTGTTGAGGAGCAGCAACGGAGACAAAGGACGCATCATGACAGCACACAGACCTGCCCAGCTTGCACGGCACACCGCCATCGTGCTCGCCGGCGCCACCAGCCTCAGCCTGACCGTCGTCGCGGGTGCGTACATCGTGCACCAGATGGCCGATGCGCAGCGCTCCGGCAGGGAGCTCGCCGGACCGGTCGCTCCGTCCGGGCCGAAACATACCCACCGCGGCGGCCCGATCGGCTCCGATCCGATGCTGACCGGCCGCAGCTTCGCGCTGCCCGCGGCGTACACGCGACAGCTGGCAGCCGAACCGACACTCACGGAACCACACAGCGATTCGACCCAACGCATGCCGACGAACCGAGGCGGCAAGGTCAGGCTGGGCAACGCCTTTGTCGAGGCGCAGTTCGCCGAGGCCGAGACGAACACCCTCTCGGTCACGGTGGACACCAACGCGTTCGCTCTGCTCACCGACCACCTGCCGACGCCGGTGCCAGGACCGCTCGGCGCCGAACCGTCGGCCGTGACCACGGTGCGCACCGATCTCGACATCCAGAGCGGCGAGGTGCGGTTGGCGTTCTCCGACCCGACGCTCGGCGAGCACAACCTGCGCCTTAGCCATTGCCCTGAGCCCGCGGCGACCTCGGAGACGACACGCCCCGCGCGCATGGGTCCCGAGCCCGCCACCGTCGAGACCACGGTTGCGCTCCCACCCGGCGCCGAGCACGCCGTCTCGGTGTAACCCGATCGCGGAGCACATCGTCAACCAGCCCTGAGGCGGCCGCACCCACCCAGACTCCCGAGCGACCGTCCAGTCCTGATCTGGAAATACGTCGCACCAGATTCCGGTGACCTCTCGAATAAAGAGGAGAGCTGTAGTACTTTTAACGCCAGTCGTGGGACAGGGAGGGCCTATGGGCCACATCAAGTACGCGAGTGACGTCGGAGCCCCGGTAGAAGTGGCGTTCACCTACACGGACAACCATCTCTTCGTACCGAATTGGATGTTCGGCATCGTGAGCTTCGAGCCGACCGGCGAACTCGACCGCGGCCTCGGCGCAACCTTCGCAGCCGCCGTTCGTCTCGGGCTCTGGCGACAGACCGTGACATGCGAGATCACCGAATACCGCCGCAACGCGGTGATCGGGTATACGCTCCGTGGGCGTTTGACCTGGACGTTGACGCTGCGCTTCGACCCACTCGGCTACGGGCGGTCGGCGCTGACGTCGGAGACGGAGTACAGTCCACCGCGCGGATTCGCCGGGCGCCTGTGCGTCGGTCCGGTGGATTCCGCCGCGAAGTCGGCACTCCGCCGCACGGAGACCCAATTGCGAAGGGAGATAGAGGAATTCCACGTTACCGATCTTGTCGGTCGGATTGCGTAGGGTGCCACCTATGATCATCGTGAGCACCGACGGATCCTGCCTCCGCAATCCCGGCGGCGCCATCGGCTGGGCTTGGGTCAATCACCAGGGCTCCTCGGCGAGTGGAGGAGCCGCGTCCGGAACCAACCAGGTCGCGGAGTTGCGCGCGGTGCTGGAGGCGATCGCCGCCCATTCCGGGTCCGAACCCCTTTTCATCGAAAGCGATTCGCTGTACGCGATCAAGTGCGCCTCGGAGTGGGTGTCGGGCTGGCGGCTCAACGGCTGGCGCACATCCACCGGGGGCGCCGTGAAAAACGTCGAACTCATCCGGCAGATCGACCGGGCCATCGCGAGCAGGCCGGGTCCGGTCCGGTTCCGCTGGGTCCGTGGACATGTCGGCAACTACTTCAACGAGCAGGCCGACGCGCTGGCCGGAGAAGCGGCTCGGCAGGCTGCGGTCACCGCGGCGGTCGCCGAGGTGAACACCGTGGAAATCCCCGCGGTGACTGTGGAGGAAGCGTCGACGGCGCCGGAAGCGCCGAAAGACCAGGCCGCGGGGAAGGCGGCCGCGCCGTCGGCACCACAGACATTGACGCTGTTTTGATCCGCTCGCGCGGATCGCGAAGACCACCCGAATAGCCTCCGGCGGTGGTGGCTCGGCCCACCGCCGGAGGCCTCTGGGCTAGGTTAAATAGGCTCTGATCTGTGGAGATATCTCTGACGACATCTCGCCCGATCACGCCGAATCCCGGTCGATTGTGCCCAAAACGTGCCCACGGTAGCGGCGCGTGGTCACGCCGGGACAGCGCCCTGTCAGACGCTCGGCACGTCGGACGGGGCGCGCTGCCGACACACGAAAGGGGGGTACTCGCGTTCGAGTACCCCCCTTTTTTCAGGCAGTGCCCTGACGTGAGCCATTTGGCTCATCTTGACCTAGACGGGTAGACCGACCTGTCGACTCAGCTCCCGAACATCGCGGCTCATCCCCGTAGGCGGAGACTTCACCAGCCCATGCAGCATCTCGCGCGCGAACCCGTTGTACCGGATCGTCTCTGGTGCCGTCTGCTGCGCCTTCTCCAACATCGCGAACGCCGCAGCCGCCTCCCGCCGCTGCGAATACGCACGGGCAACCTCGATGTAATGCCGACTGCGGCGCGGCACCGACACGATCGTCTCCGCGTCCAACTCCCTCGCGGCACGCAGCGCCTCAGCCGATCGCCGCAACTCCACACCCAAGGTCGTCGCATGGGCCGCCATCACCGGCACCGAGAACGACGTCTGCACATGCCGATACCCCGGACCCAACTGCCGCGCCGTCCCATCGGCGGCCTCCCAGTGCTCCCACGCCTCGCCATAACGACCACGGCGAGCATGCACATACGCCACCTCAGCCTCGAGCGCGCCCGCGATACCCCGCCAATCGTCTGGCGTCTCATCCCTGCCGAGGTAGGGCGCGAGCTGATCCATCGCATCCCGCGCAATCCCGATCGCCTCCTCCCAACGGCCGGAGTCACGCAGCGCCTGCACCATCGCCCACGTGCTGCACGCGATCACGTACGGGTCGTCCGCCTCGAACCCCTCGTTCATGGCACGGTCCGCGACAAGCCAAACCAACTCCGGCGCAGGCTGATACGCGACGTAGAAGTCCGCCAACTGGTAGACGCCAGCGAGGATCCGCCGCGCCTTCCTCCGCGTCGGCCCAGGGATGCGAGCAGCCTGCTGTGCGTCCCTGATCAAGCCAGGGAGCAAGGCGCCTAGCTGGGTTCGGTGATCTGGGCTGATATGGCGAATCTTCCACGCTTGGTCCAGGCGAATCGCCAGATGCTCGACGCTGCTGGCGCGGAGACCGGCTGTCATCCGATAGTCGGTGAGGGCATAACGTACTTCGGTCAGCGCTTCGTGCTGCTCGCCGGCGAACACTGCCACCGACACGGCGTGACCGTTGCCGGTCAGCTCGGCGAGATCCTTGACCTCCAGCGCTTGCGCGATCCGGAGGAGCATCGGCAGTTTCGGTGGCTGGAGCCTGCCTGTCTCGACCGCTTTGATCCACTCCGCCGACCGCCCGACCAGCCCGGCCAGGACCGGGCGCGACATGCCTGCGCGCTCGCGTAGCCACTTGATTCGTGTGCCGACAGGCGCTTCACCTTTGGGGTCCTGCATGGTGCCCCTCCTATGGCTACCCACTGGATTAAAGCGTATCCGACCAGATGGCATGGGGTACGGAATGTACCCGATCGGTGCATGTCTCGTTCTTAACGTGAGGTTCAGCTCCCCATGCCGGGGCTGGCCTCAACCCCGACCGGGGCCGTGATCCGGCATCGGGCGCTTCCAACACCACAACACCATGCCCGGGGGTATAGACAAGAT
The DNA window shown above is from Nocardia sp. NBC_01730 and carries:
- a CDS encoding TIGR03084 family metal-binding protein, which encodes MADLEALLGDFAAECADLDRLVAPLAPADWARPTPASGWTIAHQIGHLAWTDELATIAIADSGGFQKLVADAGPRALTFVDEAAEEAAAAPPAELLDRWRHGRTTFTDALRAVPAGVKLPWFGPPLSAASMITARIMETWAHGQDVADALGVARTPTTRLRAVAHIGVRTRNFAYTVREKIPPRVEFLVELTAPDGAIWSWGPVDAIQRVVGPAVDFCLLVTQRRHPDDLAIEVHGEDAAEWLTIAQAFAGPTGKGRTAGQFA
- a CDS encoding SRPBCC family protein, whose protein sequence is MGHIKYASDVGAPVEVAFTYTDNHLFVPNWMFGIVSFEPTGELDRGLGATFAAAVRLGLWRQTVTCEITEYRRNAVIGYTLRGRLTWTLTLRFDPLGYGRSALTSETEYSPPRGFAGRLCVGPVDSAAKSALRRTETQLRREIEEFHVTDLVGRIA
- a CDS encoding ribonuclease H family protein; the encoded protein is MIIVSTDGSCLRNPGGAIGWAWVNHQGSSASGGAASGTNQVAELRAVLEAIAAHSGSEPLFIESDSLYAIKCASEWVSGWRLNGWRTSTGGAVKNVELIRQIDRAIASRPGPVRFRWVRGHVGNYFNEQADALAGEAARQAAVTAAVAEVNTVEIPAVTVEEASTAPEAPKDQAAGKAAAPSAPQTLTLF
- a CDS encoding helix-turn-helix domain-containing protein; translated protein: MQDPKGEAPVGTRIKWLRERAGMSRPVLAGLVGRSAEWIKAVETGRLQPPKLPMLLRIAQALEVKDLAELTGNGHAVSVAVFAGEQHEALTEVRYALTDYRMTAGLRASSVEHLAIRLDQAWKIRHISPDHRTQLGALLPGLIRDAQQAARIPGPTRRKARRILAGVYQLADFYVAYQPAPELVWLVADRAMNEGFEADDPYVIACSTWAMVQALRDSGRWEEAIGIARDAMDQLAPYLGRDETPDDWRGIAGALEAEVAYVHARRGRYGEAWEHWEAADGTARQLGPGYRHVQTSFSVPVMAAHATTLGVELRRSAEALRAARELDAETIVSVPRRSRHYIEVARAYSQRREAAAAFAMLEKAQQTAPETIRYNGFAREMLHGLVKSPPTGMSRDVRELSRQVGLPV